In Caloramator sp. E03, the sequence TCTCATCGCTCTTTGCACCAATAGCTTTTGCAACCTTCTCCCTTGCTTCTTCTATTGCACTTTTTGAACTTCTTGAAAAAGTATATATAGAAGACGGATTGCCAAATCTTTCTGTAAAATACGGCATCATCGCATCAAGAACCTCAGGTTTTACATAAGTAGTTGCTGCATGGTCCATATAAACAAACCTTTTGTCCATAATAATTATTCTCCCTTCCTTATACCATTTTTAATCTGATTGTAGTCATCTATCATATCCTGCAGGGTAATCGATTCAATAACCTTATTAACACTGTCCCTAATTTTTATCCATAAAAGCCTTGTTGCACAATAGCCTGTTCTTGCACAGGTAACTTCATCATCTATGCATTCTGAAATTTCAATTGGACCTTCAAGAACATTAAGTATATCTGCAACAGTTATTTCACTTGGAGATTTTGATAACACATAGCCTCCCTGTGCTCCTCTTATACTTTTTATAAGTCCTGCTTTTCTTAATGGCCCAAAAAGCTGCTCTAAATAATATTCAGATATATTTTGCCTCTCAGCAATTGTTTTTATAGATATTGGTTCGTCACCATAGTGAAGTGCTACCTCAAACATAGCTTTAACACCATATCTGCCCTTTGTAGACAGCTTCATAACATCCCTCATTTCAGAGTAAAATAGTATGATTTACATTTATACAATAGCATATCCGAGTATTTTTGTCAACATTCTTTCCAGTTATATTTGTAATAAGTCTCAAAAATTATATGCATCCTGAACAATTATGGCAATTGAATTTTACAGGTCTAATGGATTTAATAACAAACCCTTCCTTAGGTTCTGTTACATAGTCAATTTTAATGCCGTCAGAATATTTGATAACATTTTCATCTGCAAAATATGTAATTCTGCCTACTTTTTGAACAGCATCATCATTTTTAATATCATCAATTGCTAATCCGAATTTAGCACCATGACATGTTATTTTATCAACATAAATTCTAATTTGATTTTTCTCATTATATTGCTTTATAGTTTCAAATATTTTCTCTTCAGCTAATTTAGTAACTAAAATCTCCATGATTAACCTCGCAATTTAATTATTCTTATTATTAAAATTAACATTTTATGTGCCTTTTATACAAATACTCAGTTATTTACATTTTTAATAATAAAGATTATATACTTAAAATTTATAAGCAGCAATGTTTTTAAATAAATTAAAATATCAAAAATAAAAATTATAAGCAAAAATGGATAAGATATGCTAAAATATAAATAATATTATAAAATAATGGAAGGTGAAAAGAATTGCATAGATATTATATTGTTGTTTCAGGAATGGTTCAAGGAGTAGGGTTTAGATATTTTGTATATTATACTGCAACAAGGCTTAATCTTACAGGATGGGTAAGAAACTGCGACAACGGAGATGTTGAAATAGAAGTACAAGGTGAAAAAGAAATATTATTAAACTTCATTAACAAAATAAAAAAAGGAAATGGTTTTTCTGATGTAAAAGATGTTAAAATTAAAACTATTGAAATTATGAAAAATGAAAGAAGCTTTAAAATATATGCATAGTAAAATTACTTATGCAATATTTTATAAGCTTCTTTTTTAATTATCTTATTTTGTTTCAATTTGATTTATTTCTTTTAAGTCCGCTATATTATGTGCTTTTATAATGCTATCAGAAATAGTATATATTTTATTTTCAATATATAATATCCTATTTATGTTTTTATTGCTATAGTACCAATAATACCTTGAGTCTTTAAAATCCTCATCGCTTAAGTGAGTTATCTTTCCTTTTAGCTTAAATCCGTTAGATAAGCTAAAATCATATATATATGCCCCTTGAAAAGAAAACTTTCCATAGGATGTTATATCACTTTCATCTTCTACATCCATAACAGTAATTGGAAATGCAATAATGCCTTTCACCTTTGAAAACAAAAGTGCTTTGTGGTTGTAAAGTATCTCGGAATCTGTTCCCCTATCCCCTATTTTTTCTATATATATTGCTTTAGGATTTTTGACATCAGTAATGTCAAATACTGCCATTTTCATACCCATATTCAAAGCGATAGTACCAATTACATTTCCATTTTCATCCTTTTGCTCTTTTTCAATGGTTTCCTTTCCAAAACCTATTATATGATTTTCATCATAAGGATGAATATAATTGCTGTAACCTGAAATCTTAAGCTCACCTAAAATTTTAGGGTTTGTAGGATCTTTTAAATCT encodes:
- a CDS encoding RrF2 family transcriptional regulator, translated to MKLSTKGRYGVKAMFEVALHYGDEPISIKTIAERQNISEYYLEQLFGPLRKAGLIKSIRGAQGGYVLSKSPSEITVADILNVLEGPIEISECIDDEVTCARTGYCATRLLWIKIRDSVNKVIESITLQDMIDDYNQIKNGIRKGE
- a CDS encoding acylphosphatase, with product MHRYYIVVSGMVQGVGFRYFVYYTATRLNLTGWVRNCDNGDVEIEVQGEKEILLNFINKIKKGNGFSDVKDVKIKTIEIMKNERSFKIYA